In Kitasatospora sp. NA04385, a single genomic region encodes these proteins:
- a CDS encoding bifunctional FO biosynthesis protein CofGH, whose protein sequence is MSPQPPSPSAPAPTATAMRRALRRAGDGVALDVAEAAVLLQARGGDLERLCAIAARVRDAGLEQAGRPGVITYSRKVFVPLTRLCRDRCHYCTFVTVPGKLRKDGHGLYLSPDEVLDIARKGAELGCKEALFTLGDRPEDRWPEAREWLDAHGYDDTLAYVRAMAVRVLEETGLLPHLNPGVLSWTDFQRLKPVAPSMGMMLETTAVRLWSEPGGPHHGSPDKEPAVRLRVLEDAGRSAVPFTTGVLIGIGETYEERADSLLAIRRVSRAYQGVQEVIVQNFRAKPDTAMRAMPDAELSELAAAVAVARLVLGPAARIQAPPNLVDAEYALLIGAGIDDWGGVSPLTPDHVNPERPWPHVEELAERTAAAGFALRERLTIYPEYLKRGEPWLDPRLLPHVRALADPATGLAVEDARPVGLPWQEPDEPMTGGGRTDLFRTVDTEGRTGDRRSDFDDVYGDWETLRERAALPVPRRLDADLRAALSTAADDPRKLTDDQALALFQADGEALDALTRIADELRRATVGEDVTYCVTRNINFTNVCYTGCRFCAFAQRRTDADAYTLSLEQVAERAEQAWQVGATEVCMQGGIHPDLPGTAYFDIARAVKERVPGIHVHAFSPMEVVNGATRTGLPVREWLRRAKDAGLDSIPGTAAEILDDEVRWVLTKGKLPAATWVEVVTAAHELGLRSSSTMMYGHVDTPKHWLGHLRLLAELQQRTGGFTEFVTLPFVHTNAPVYLAGIARPGPTARDNRAVTAMARLLLHPHITNIQTSWVKLGAEGAAEMLRSGANDLGGTLMEETISRMAGSSWGSYKSVRDLEAIAALAGRPARQRTTLYGEVPAERRAAALASDGHLPQLLPVLD, encoded by the coding sequence ATGAGCCCTCAGCCCCCGTCCCCGTCCGCGCCCGCCCCGACCGCGACCGCGATGCGGCGCGCGCTGCGCCGGGCCGGGGACGGCGTGGCGCTGGACGTCGCGGAGGCCGCGGTGCTGCTCCAGGCCCGCGGCGGGGACCTGGAGCGGCTGTGCGCGATCGCGGCCCGGGTCCGGGACGCCGGGCTGGAGCAGGCGGGCCGGCCGGGCGTCATCACGTACTCGCGCAAGGTGTTCGTCCCGCTGACCAGGCTCTGTCGGGACCGCTGTCACTACTGCACCTTCGTCACCGTGCCCGGAAAGCTGCGCAAGGACGGCCACGGGCTGTACCTCTCCCCGGACGAGGTGCTGGACATCGCCCGCAAGGGGGCCGAACTGGGCTGCAAGGAGGCCCTGTTCACGCTCGGCGACCGGCCCGAGGACCGCTGGCCCGAGGCCCGCGAGTGGCTGGACGCGCACGGCTACGACGACACCCTGGCGTACGTGCGGGCGATGGCGGTCCGGGTGCTGGAGGAGACCGGGCTGCTGCCGCACCTCAACCCGGGGGTGCTGTCCTGGACGGACTTCCAGCGGCTCAAGCCGGTCGCCCCGTCGATGGGCATGATGCTGGAGACCACCGCCGTCCGCCTCTGGTCGGAGCCCGGCGGCCCGCACCACGGCTCGCCCGACAAGGAACCGGCCGTCCGGCTGCGGGTGCTGGAGGACGCCGGGCGCAGCGCGGTGCCGTTCACCACCGGGGTGCTGATCGGCATCGGCGAGACGTACGAGGAGCGGGCCGACTCGCTGCTGGCGATCCGCCGGGTCTCCCGCGCCTACCAGGGCGTGCAGGAGGTGATCGTGCAGAACTTCCGGGCCAAGCCGGACACCGCGATGCGCGCCATGCCGGACGCCGAACTCTCCGAGCTGGCGGCCGCGGTGGCGGTGGCCCGGCTGGTGCTCGGCCCCGCCGCCCGGATCCAGGCCCCGCCGAACCTGGTGGACGCCGAGTACGCGCTGCTGATCGGCGCGGGCATCGACGACTGGGGCGGCGTCTCCCCGCTGACGCCCGACCACGTCAATCCGGAGCGCCCCTGGCCGCACGTCGAGGAGCTGGCCGAACGCACCGCCGCCGCCGGGTTCGCGCTGCGCGAGCGGCTGACGATCTACCCCGAGTACCTGAAGCGCGGCGAGCCCTGGCTGGACCCGCGGCTGCTCCCGCACGTGCGGGCGCTCGCCGACCCGGCCACCGGCCTGGCCGTCGAGGACGCCCGCCCGGTCGGCCTGCCCTGGCAGGAGCCGGACGAGCCGATGACCGGCGGCGGCCGCACCGACCTGTTCCGCACCGTCGACACCGAGGGCCGCACCGGCGACCGGCGCTCCGACTTCGACGACGTGTACGGCGACTGGGAGACGCTGCGCGAGCGGGCCGCGCTGCCCGTCCCGCGCCGGTTGGACGCCGACCTGCGGGCCGCGCTGTCCACGGCCGCCGACGACCCGCGGAAGCTGACCGACGACCAGGCGCTGGCGCTGTTCCAGGCCGACGGCGAGGCGCTGGACGCGCTGACCCGGATCGCCGACGAGCTGCGCCGCGCCACCGTCGGCGAGGACGTCACCTACTGCGTCACCCGGAACATCAACTTCACCAACGTCTGCTACACCGGCTGCCGGTTCTGCGCCTTCGCGCAGCGCCGCACCGACGCCGACGCCTACACCCTCTCGCTGGAGCAGGTCGCCGAACGGGCCGAGCAGGCCTGGCAGGTGGGCGCGACCGAGGTGTGCATGCAGGGCGGCATCCACCCGGACCTGCCGGGCACCGCGTACTTCGACATCGCGCGGGCGGTGAAGGAGCGGGTGCCGGGCATCCACGTGCACGCCTTCTCGCCGATGGAGGTGGTCAACGGGGCCACCCGCACCGGCCTGCCGGTCCGCGAGTGGCTGCGGCGGGCGAAGGACGCCGGGCTGGACTCGATCCCCGGCACGGCGGCGGAGATCCTGGACGACGAGGTGCGCTGGGTGCTCACCAAGGGCAAGCTGCCCGCCGCGACCTGGGTCGAGGTGGTCACCGCCGCCCACGAGCTGGGCCTGCGCTCCTCCTCGACGATGATGTACGGCCACGTCGACACCCCGAAGCACTGGCTGGGGCACCTGCGGCTGCTCGCCGAACTCCAGCAGCGCACCGGCGGGTTCACCGAGTTCGTCACGCTGCCGTTCGTGCACACCAACGCGCCGGTCTACCTGGCGGGCATCGCCCGGCCGGGCCCGACCGCCCGCGACAACCGGGCGGTGACGGCGATGGCCCGGCTGCTGCTGCACCCGCACATCACCAACATCCAGACCAGCTGGGTGAAGCTGGGCGCCGAGGGCGCCGCCGAGATGCTCCGCAGCGGCGCCAACGACCTGGGCGGCACGCTGATGGAGGAGACCATCTCCCGGATGGCGGGCTCCTCCTGGGGCTCCTACAAGTCGGTGCGCGACCTGGAGGCGATCGCCGCGCTGGCCGGCCGCCCGGCCCGCCAGCGCACCACCCTGTACGGCGAGGTGCCCGCCGAGCGCCGCGCCGCCGCGCTGGCCTCCGACGGGCACCTGCCGCAGCTGCTCCCGGTGCTCGACTAG
- a CDS encoding ADP-ribosylglycohydrolase family protein codes for MPLWSRAQQQDFRSRVRGCLLGGAIGDALGGGIEFEQLEQIREAHGEAGVTGYVPAYGRRGAITDDTQMTLFTVDGLIRSHISRDGGAWHPPSDVHRAYLRWYATQQDWGPDERRKDLGWLGREEWLYARRAPGQACLSGLAGTESGPLPTVEEPRNPGSKGCGTVMRAAPFGLLTAWDPALVFQLAVECSVLTHGHPTGYLSAGAFAVIVHAVARGGTLEEGVHLALALLSERTGHEETTAALRAALDAVRAGAPSPERVEELGEGWVAEEALAIGLYCALVAEDVRSGLLLAVNHSGDSDSTGSICGNLLGALHGETALPPDLLAEVEGRGTVLELADDLVLELLHGPELHGTEVWAARYPAP; via the coding sequence ATGCCTCTGTGGTCACGCGCCCAGCAGCAGGACTTCCGCAGCCGGGTCCGGGGCTGCCTGCTCGGCGGGGCGATCGGGGACGCGCTCGGCGGCGGCATCGAGTTCGAGCAGCTGGAGCAGATCCGCGAGGCGCACGGCGAGGCGGGCGTGACCGGCTACGTCCCCGCGTACGGGCGGCGCGGCGCGATCACCGACGACACCCAGATGACCCTGTTCACCGTCGACGGCCTGATCCGCTCCCACATCAGCCGCGACGGCGGCGCCTGGCACCCGCCGTCCGACGTGCACCGCGCCTACCTGCGCTGGTACGCCACGCAGCAGGACTGGGGACCGGACGAGCGCCGCAAGGACCTGGGCTGGCTCGGCCGCGAGGAGTGGCTGTACGCCCGCCGCGCCCCCGGCCAGGCCTGCCTGTCCGGCCTGGCCGGCACCGAGAGCGGGCCGCTGCCGACCGTCGAGGAGCCGCGCAACCCGGGCTCCAAGGGCTGCGGCACCGTGATGCGGGCCGCCCCGTTCGGGCTGCTCACCGCCTGGGACCCGGCGCTGGTCTTCCAGCTCGCCGTCGAGTGCTCGGTGCTGACCCACGGCCACCCCACCGGCTACCTGTCCGCCGGGGCGTTCGCGGTGATCGTCCACGCGGTGGCCCGCGGCGGCACCCTGGAGGAGGGCGTGCACCTCGCGCTGGCCCTGCTCTCCGAGCGCACCGGCCACGAGGAGACCACCGCCGCGCTGCGCGCCGCGCTGGACGCGGTGCGGGCCGGGGCGCCGTCCCCCGAGCGGGTCGAGGAGCTGGGCGAGGGCTGGGTCGCCGAGGAGGCGCTCGCCATCGGCCTGTACTGCGCGCTGGTCGCCGAGGACGTCCGCAGCGGCCTGCTGCTGGCCGTCAACCACTCCGGCGACAGCGACTCCACCGGCTCGATCTGCGGCAACCTGCTGGGCGCCCTGCACGGCGAGACCGCCCTCCCGCCGGACCTGCTGGCCGAGGTCGAGGGCCGCGGCACCGTCCTGGAGCTCGCCGACGACCTGGTGCTGGAACTGCTGCACGGCCCCGAACTGCACGGCACCGAGGTCTGGGCCGCCCGCTACCCGGCCCCCTGA
- a CDS encoding DUF397 domain-containing protein translates to MSKATESLTWRKSSYSGGNGACVEVAVPGSASIAVRDSKDPQGPRLCFSGASWAAFATAAGAGRFGEV, encoded by the coding sequence ATGAGCAAGGCCACCGAGAGCCTTACCTGGCGCAAGAGCAGCTACAGCGGGGGCAACGGCGCCTGCGTAGAGGTCGCCGTGCCGGGTTCGGCCTCGATCGCCGTCCGGGACTCCAAGGACCCGCAGGGCCCGCGGCTGTGCTTCTCCGGCGCGTCCTGGGCCGCGTTCGCCACGGCGGCCGGTGCCGGCCGCTTCGGCGAGGTCTGA
- a CDS encoding helix-turn-helix transcriptional regulator: MSASVNPTVRRRRLGAELRRLRELRGMTAEEVAGRLMVSQSKISRLENGRRSISQRDVRDLCDVYEVEDERVRAGLMEMAKESRQRGWWHEFGDIPYSVYIGLEAEASSIRAYESSFVPGLLQTREYAEAVVAGTQPDTDPTAIRRRVEVRLKRQHRIHGEDQLGSLWVVIDEAVLRRQVGGRQVMAEQLWQLVELGERANINLQVIPFSHGSHPGMTGTFSLLEFPESADSTVVYFEGVTSDLYLEKDADVRRYTNLYDHLRAAALSVAESRSMIADIAEEFTK; this comes from the coding sequence GTGTCCGCCAGCGTGAATCCGACGGTTCGCCGCCGCAGGCTCGGCGCCGAACTGCGGCGCCTGCGCGAGCTCAGGGGGATGACCGCCGAAGAGGTGGCAGGCCGCCTGATGGTCTCGCAGTCCAAGATCAGCCGACTGGAGAACGGCCGCCGCTCGATCAGCCAGCGCGACGTGCGCGACCTGTGCGACGTCTACGAGGTCGAGGACGAGCGGGTCCGCGCCGGGCTGATGGAGATGGCCAAGGAGTCGCGGCAGCGCGGCTGGTGGCACGAGTTCGGGGACATCCCGTACAGCGTGTACATCGGGCTGGAGGCGGAGGCCTCCTCGATCCGGGCGTACGAGTCCTCGTTCGTGCCGGGGCTGCTGCAGACCCGCGAGTACGCGGAGGCCGTGGTGGCCGGCACCCAGCCGGACACCGACCCGACCGCGATCCGGCGCCGGGTGGAGGTCCGCCTGAAGCGGCAGCACCGGATCCACGGCGAGGACCAGCTGGGCAGCCTGTGGGTCGTCATAGACGAGGCCGTCCTGCGCCGGCAGGTCGGCGGGCGGCAGGTGATGGCCGAGCAGTTGTGGCAGCTCGTCGAACTGGGCGAGCGGGCGAACATCAACCTCCAGGTGATCCCGTTCTCGCACGGCTCCCACCCGGGCATGACCGGGACATTCTCCCTGCTGGAGTTCCCGGAGTCAGCGGATTCCACGGTCGTCTACTTCGAAGGAGTGACGAGCGATCTCTACCTGGAGAAGGACGCCGACGTCCGCCGCTATACCAATCTCTACGACCACCTGAGAGCCGCAGCGCTGAGCGTCGCGGAGAGCCGGTCGATGATCGCCGACATCGCAGAGGAGTTCACCAAATGA
- a CDS encoding GPP34 family phosphoprotein produces the protein MGRGRRTIPEELLLLALDPATGTTAQPQTLDLGLAGAQLVELSLAGRIVPDGDRIAVVVPRPTGDPTLDHALELLRRRGSPVRAAHWIGGPRLGLRQTYLAHLERCGMVTAVAGQVCGVLPTTRYQASDDCTNAAIKQRLDTAIRTGVPPDPRTAALAALAHAVGLGKHLYPGNEGRSSRSRLRDLIRYDPLGGMVAHAVMDVQNGLPAQQQGRSAPAGSRGPAGRPAAAGRSVASRVGAR, from the coding sequence ATGGGCAGAGGCCGTCGAACCATTCCCGAGGAGCTGTTGTTGCTCGCGCTGGACCCGGCCACGGGTACCACCGCGCAGCCGCAGACCCTCGACCTCGGACTTGCCGGGGCGCAGCTCGTCGAGCTGTCCCTGGCCGGAAGGATAGTCCCGGACGGGGACCGGATCGCCGTGGTGGTGCCACGGCCGACCGGTGATCCGACCCTTGACCACGCACTGGAACTACTGCGCCGGCGCGGCAGCCCGGTGCGCGCCGCGCACTGGATCGGCGGCCCGCGACTGGGCCTGCGGCAGACGTACCTGGCGCACCTGGAGCGGTGCGGCATGGTGACGGCGGTGGCCGGCCAGGTCTGCGGGGTGCTGCCGACGACGCGCTACCAGGCGTCGGACGACTGCACCAACGCGGCGATCAAGCAGCGGCTGGACACGGCGATCCGCACCGGCGTGCCGCCGGACCCGCGGACGGCCGCGCTGGCGGCGCTGGCGCACGCGGTCGGCCTGGGCAAGCACCTGTACCCGGGCAACGAGGGGCGGTCCTCGCGCTCCCGGCTGCGTGACCTGATCCGGTACGACCCGCTGGGCGGCATGGTGGCCCACGCGGTGATGGACGTGCAGAACGGTCTGCCCGCCCAGCAGCAGGGAAGGTCGGCGCCCGCGGGTTCGCGCGGTCCGGCCGGTCGTCCCGCCGCCGCGGGGCGCAGTGTGGCCAGTCGGGTGGGCGCGCGATGA
- a CDS encoding serine hydrolase, translating to MGESPKSEPRDGETRSAETEETPREPGADTEGNGTVHLRVRDADTRTTDLRLPADLPESSAALTAPRSTPQDEDTPESETPSAEEQAEPEEPDAPAGPQRTMMLRLPEPEPEPEPVAEDEEEETEDAEPEESQTPEEPDAPAGPQPTMTLRLSDLPDLPESADENEDADAEPVEAGAPAGPQPTMTLRMSDLAKAREQAADKAGDEKAEEAGKPAAKPQPTVMLRAADLTGGKGKDKQKAEDKGGDKAAGADAEAEAEPVAKPEPTMTLRVDKGRPEQTVMLRLPKEGAEAGAEAGTRSEPKPEPKSEPKSNAKTGPVPAPARTEPLPVAPEPVPAPPAPAASAAPVVPAALAAPAPAPAAPPPGPESTIEALEALKALSARPVSPLRRALKRITIWGVFVAFVLGVVVAAQLLRPLPAPHAKLSLTDSFTFGGEQPNIPWPTSGQAAAEVVGVGSLGASGEEKPVPIASVTKVMNAYLILQAHPLKKGESGPVLTVDKQAAQESGNNDESTVTLREGQQLTEYEALEMLMLPSANNVARLLARWDSGSEEEFLKKMNSTAAQLGMTNTTYADPAGYNNDTKSTAKDQLKLAEKVMQMEIFKQIVAEPDTRFNGQRIYNTNALLGKNGNIGVKTGSSTPAQSCLMWAAVKDVGGVQRMVLGVTLGQPQTKEEMSLVRAAQPPSQRINVAAQAALAGQTLAKQGDVVGYVDDGVGGKVPLVAAKDLTVAGWNGVTAHVTLTPVGKIAHTLAAGTQVGTLSAGEGEGRVEVPVTLQSDLAPASITSRLLRLG from the coding sequence GTGGGCGAGTCCCCGAAGAGCGAGCCGCGCGACGGCGAGACGCGGTCGGCCGAGACCGAGGAGACCCCGCGCGAGCCCGGAGCGGATACCGAGGGCAACGGCACCGTCCACCTGCGCGTCCGCGATGCGGACACCCGCACCACGGACCTCCGCCTCCCCGCCGACCTCCCCGAGTCCAGCGCCGCCCTGACCGCCCCCCGTTCCACTCCGCAAGACGAGGACACCCCGGAATCCGAGACGCCGTCCGCCGAGGAGCAGGCGGAGCCGGAGGAGCCGGACGCTCCGGCCGGACCGCAGCGGACGATGATGCTGCGGCTCCCGGAGCCTGAGCCTGAGCCGGAGCCGGTGGCGGAGGACGAGGAAGAAGAGACCGAGGACGCTGAGCCGGAGGAGTCGCAGACGCCGGAGGAGCCGGACGCTCCGGCCGGGCCGCAGCCGACCATGACGCTGCGGCTGTCGGACCTGCCGGACCTGCCGGAGTCGGCGGACGAGAACGAGGACGCGGACGCGGAGCCGGTGGAGGCTGGTGCTCCGGCCGGGCCGCAGCCGACCATGACGCTCCGGATGTCCGACCTGGCCAAGGCCAGGGAGCAGGCTGCGGACAAGGCCGGGGACGAGAAGGCCGAGGAGGCCGGGAAGCCGGCTGCCAAGCCGCAGCCGACCGTGATGCTCCGGGCCGCCGACCTGACCGGTGGGAAGGGCAAGGACAAGCAGAAGGCCGAGGACAAGGGCGGGGACAAGGCCGCGGGGGCCGACGCCGAGGCCGAGGCCGAGCCGGTGGCCAAGCCCGAGCCGACCATGACCCTGCGGGTCGACAAGGGCCGTCCCGAGCAGACCGTGATGCTGCGGCTGCCCAAGGAGGGCGCGGAGGCCGGGGCCGAGGCGGGGACCAGGAGCGAGCCGAAGCCCGAGCCCAAGAGCGAGCCGAAGTCCAACGCCAAGACCGGGCCCGTCCCCGCTCCGGCCCGGACCGAGCCGCTGCCGGTCGCGCCCGAGCCCGTTCCCGCGCCGCCGGCCCCCGCCGCCTCCGCCGCGCCCGTGGTGCCGGCCGCGCTCGCGGCCCCCGCGCCGGCTCCCGCCGCGCCGCCGCCCGGCCCGGAGAGCACCATCGAGGCGTTGGAGGCGCTCAAGGCGCTGAGCGCCCGTCCGGTCTCGCCGTTGCGCCGGGCGTTGAAGCGGATCACGATCTGGGGCGTCTTCGTGGCCTTCGTGCTGGGTGTGGTGGTCGCGGCGCAGCTGCTGCGTCCGCTGCCGGCGCCGCACGCGAAGCTCTCGCTGACGGACTCCTTCACCTTCGGCGGCGAGCAGCCGAACATCCCGTGGCCGACCAGCGGCCAGGCCGCGGCCGAGGTGGTGGGCGTGGGCAGCCTGGGGGCGTCGGGGGAGGAGAAGCCCGTCCCGATCGCGTCGGTCACCAAGGTGATGAACGCGTACCTGATCCTGCAGGCGCACCCCCTGAAGAAGGGGGAGAGCGGCCCGGTCCTCACGGTGGACAAGCAGGCCGCGCAGGAGTCGGGCAACAACGACGAGTCGACGGTGACGCTGCGGGAGGGCCAGCAGCTCACCGAGTACGAGGCGCTGGAGATGCTGATGCTGCCGTCGGCCAACAACGTGGCCCGGCTGCTGGCCCGTTGGGACTCCGGCAGCGAGGAGGAGTTCCTGAAGAAGATGAACTCCACCGCCGCGCAGCTCGGCATGACCAACACCACCTACGCGGACCCGGCCGGGTACAACAACGACACCAAGTCGACCGCGAAGGACCAGCTGAAGCTGGCCGAGAAGGTCATGCAGATGGAGATCTTCAAGCAGATCGTCGCCGAGCCGGACACCCGGTTCAACGGGCAGCGGATCTACAACACCAACGCGCTGCTCGGGAAGAACGGCAACATCGGCGTGAAGACCGGCTCGTCCACGCCCGCGCAGTCCTGCCTGATGTGGGCGGCGGTCAAGGACGTCGGCGGGGTGCAGCGGATGGTGCTGGGCGTGACGCTGGGCCAGCCGCAGACCAAGGAGGAGATGAGCCTGGTGCGCGCCGCCCAGCCGCCGAGCCAGCGGATCAACGTGGCCGCGCAGGCCGCGCTGGCCGGGCAGACCCTGGCCAAGCAGGGCGACGTGGTCGGCTACGTGGACGACGGCGTGGGCGGCAAGGTGCCGCTGGTCGCCGCCAAGGACCTGACCGTCGCGGGCTGGAACGGCGTCACCGCGCACGTCACCCTGACCCCGGTCGGGAAGATCGCCCACACGCTGGCGGCCGGCACCCAGGTCGGCACGCTGTCGGCGGGCGAGGGCGAGGGCCGCGTCGAGGTCCCGGTGACGCTGCAGTCCGACCTGGCCCCGGCGTCCATCACCTCCCGCCTGCTGCGCCTCGGCTGA
- a CDS encoding YhjD/YihY/BrkB family envelope integrity protein, which translates to MTESLRRAEQDPAPGSGRWESAKQRAARLTESAKGAPERIPLVGRAISNLIRVNLLDNATRLAAQAFLSALPALFVVAVFAPATLKNSVTGSLREQLGLQGPAQQQIQQLMNTDVDATTQSIGVVGALVTLASATALSRALQRVCERAWEVPKNSVRVALWRWVVWLLGWLVFLVVQVPMRKGFGAGLWLGVPLTFVASTGVWWWTQRLLLGGRIRWYPLLPGAVLCGIAEVGLGIASKVYLPHAMSTSINKFGPYGVVFTALSWLIVLFTAVTLALVLGRVISEEPVVARRLGTRDRPGSW; encoded by the coding sequence GTGACAGAGTCACTGCGACGAGCGGAGCAGGACCCCGCACCGGGCTCCGGCCGGTGGGAGTCCGCGAAGCAGCGGGCGGCCCGCCTCACCGAGTCCGCCAAGGGCGCCCCCGAGCGGATTCCGCTGGTCGGCCGGGCCATCAGCAACCTGATCCGGGTCAACCTGCTGGACAACGCCACCCGGCTGGCCGCGCAGGCCTTCCTGTCCGCGCTGCCCGCCCTGTTCGTGGTCGCGGTGTTCGCCCCCGCCACGCTGAAGAACAGCGTCACCGGCTCGCTCCGCGAGCAGCTCGGCCTCCAGGGCCCCGCCCAGCAGCAGATCCAGCAGCTGATGAACACCGACGTCGACGCCACCACCCAGAGCATCGGGGTGGTCGGCGCACTGGTCACCCTGGCGTCCGCGACCGCGCTCAGCCGGGCCCTGCAGCGGGTCTGCGAACGGGCCTGGGAGGTGCCGAAGAACAGCGTCCGGGTGGCGCTGTGGCGCTGGGTGGTGTGGCTGCTGGGCTGGCTGGTGTTCCTGGTCGTCCAGGTCCCGATGCGCAAGGGCTTCGGCGCCGGCCTGTGGCTGGGCGTCCCGCTGACCTTCGTGGCCTCCACCGGCGTGTGGTGGTGGACCCAGCGCCTGCTGCTCGGCGGCCGGATCCGCTGGTACCCGCTGCTGCCCGGCGCCGTGCTGTGCGGCATCGCCGAGGTCGGCCTCGGCATCGCCTCGAAGGTCTACCTGCCGCACGCGATGAGCACCTCGATCAACAAGTTCGGCCCGTACGGGGTGGTGTTCACCGCGCTGTCCTGGCTGATCGTGCTGTTCACCGCCGTCACCCTGGCGCTGGTCCTCGGACGGGTGATCTCCGAGGAGCCCGTCGTGGCCCGCCGCCTCGGCACCCGCGACCGGCCCGGCAGCTGGTAG
- a CDS encoding polyprenol monophosphomannose synthase — MSSSPETPFAGLGRILVIIPTYDEAENVERIVSRVRAAVPEAHVLVADDNSPDGTGKLADALAADDDHVKVLHRKGKEGLGAAYLAGFRWGIDGGYDVLVEMDADGSHQPEELPRLLTALRSADLVLGSRWVPGGAVVNWPKSRLLLSKGGSTYSRLMLDVPIRDVTGGYRAFRKETLLGLGMDQVASQGYCFQVDLAWRAVKAGFKVAEVPITFVEREHGASKMSRTIVAEALWRVTAWGVNDRIARLTRKK; from the coding sequence GTGAGTTCCTCCCCGGAGACCCCGTTCGCCGGCCTCGGCAGGATCCTGGTGATCATCCCGACCTACGACGAGGCCGAGAACGTCGAACGGATCGTCTCCCGAGTCCGCGCCGCCGTCCCCGAGGCGCACGTCCTGGTCGCGGACGACAACAGCCCGGACGGCACCGGCAAGCTCGCCGACGCCCTCGCCGCCGACGACGACCACGTGAAGGTGCTGCACCGCAAGGGCAAGGAGGGGCTCGGCGCGGCCTACCTGGCCGGGTTCCGCTGGGGCATCGACGGCGGCTACGACGTGCTGGTCGAGATGGACGCGGACGGCTCGCACCAGCCCGAGGAGCTGCCCCGGCTGCTGACCGCGCTGCGCAGCGCGGACCTGGTCCTGGGCTCGCGCTGGGTGCCCGGCGGGGCGGTGGTGAACTGGCCGAAGTCGCGGCTGCTGCTGTCCAAGGGCGGCTCCACGTACTCCCGGCTGATGCTGGACGTGCCGATCCGGGACGTCACCGGCGGCTACCGGGCCTTCCGCAAGGAGACGCTGCTCGGCCTCGGCATGGACCAGGTCGCCTCGCAGGGCTACTGCTTCCAGGTCGACCTGGCCTGGCGCGCGGTGAAGGCCGGGTTCAAGGTCGCCGAGGTGCCGATCACCTTCGTGGAGCGCGAGCACGGCGCGTCGAAGATGAGCCGCACCATCGTGGCCGAGGCGCTGTGGCGGGTCACCGCCTGGGGAGTGAACGACCGGATCGCGCGGCTCACCCGGAAGAAGTAG
- a CDS encoding DUF389 domain-containing protein: protein MRGWVLPEHQRRSVEELREDLDLSAGDVRAKRSAFWTMLVLSAVIAACGVLTDSTATVIGAMIIAPLSTPIMGIALGVVRRRIGGAGWFVLGGVALVVAVGALASLAVPSGYDLLADGQIAGRTSPGLLDLCAALATGFAGAVALARRDVAAVLPGVAIAISLVPPLVVVGVCAGQGSWWLALGALVLFVSNLLALVFAGMVVFAAIGAGPRAAGPRRAYATVGVLFAAVGVLLAASTAGTVLVQLWTSRTSDAAAGWLAGTPGAQVVDVRAHSRTLSVLVRTPAELPPVESLLAALRGQVPDGVPVVVTTTEGRRIEAGRVGG from the coding sequence ATGCGGGGGTGGGTACTGCCGGAGCACCAGCGGCGGTCGGTGGAGGAGCTCCGGGAGGACCTGGACCTGTCGGCCGGGGACGTGCGGGCCAAGCGGTCGGCGTTCTGGACGATGCTGGTGCTCTCCGCCGTGATCGCCGCCTGCGGGGTGCTGACCGACTCCACCGCGACCGTGATCGGCGCGATGATCATCGCGCCGCTGTCCACCCCCATCATGGGGATCGCGCTGGGCGTGGTGCGGCGCCGGATCGGCGGTGCCGGGTGGTTCGTGCTCGGCGGCGTCGCCCTGGTGGTGGCGGTCGGGGCGCTGGCCTCGCTGGCCGTCCCGTCCGGCTACGACCTGCTGGCGGACGGTCAGATCGCCGGACGCACCTCACCCGGTCTGCTCGACCTGTGCGCGGCCCTGGCCACCGGCTTCGCGGGTGCGGTCGCGCTGGCCCGCCGGGACGTGGCGGCGGTGCTGCCCGGGGTCGCGATCGCCATCTCGCTGGTCCCGCCGCTGGTGGTGGTCGGCGTCTGCGCCGGGCAGGGCTCCTGGTGGCTGGCGCTGGGCGCGCTGGTGCTGTTCGTCTCGAACCTGCTGGCGCTGGTCTTCGCCGGGATGGTGGTGTTCGCCGCGATCGGCGCGGGCCCGCGGGCGGCGGGACCGCGCCGGGCGTACGCGACCGTCGGGGTGCTGTTCGCGGCGGTCGGCGTGCTGCTGGCCGCCAGTACCGCCGGCACCGTTCTGGTGCAGCTGTGGACCAGCCGCACCTCCGACGCGGCCGCCGGCTGGCTCGCCGGTACGCCCGGCGCCCAGGTCGTCGACGTCCGGGCGCACTCCCGCACCCTGTCCGTCCTCGTCCGCACGCCCGCCGAACTCCCGCCCGTCGAAAGCCTGTTGGCGGCCCTGCGCGGACAGGTGCCGGACGGCGTGCCGGTGGTGGTCACCACCACCGAGGGGCGGCGGATCGAGGCCGGCCGGGTCGGGGGCTGA